Proteins from one Erpetoichthys calabaricus chromosome 11, fErpCal1.3, whole genome shotgun sequence genomic window:
- the LOC127529733 gene encoding LOW QUALITY PROTEIN: tuberin-like (The sequence of the model RefSeq protein was modified relative to this genomic sequence to represent the inferred CDS: inserted 1 base in 1 codon) translates to MNWRHALQHFGGLEVLVCECLCAQRFVGLTKRFLFFPALFFLQLYHSPFFGNEXNKPVLLPKSELVDRAVKVLDQMTPYDTHKIGVVYVGEGQISNEVAILSNVYGSLRYAQFLTGLGKLIYLKDCDPDQIFLGGLDQYGDDGEFTYCWHDDIMQAIFHIATLMPNRDSDKGCCNKKRHIGNDFVIVVYNDAGEEYKLGTIKGQFNFVEVIIKPLDYSSNLVTLQCRRDLEGLVDTSVVKIVSDRNLPLLVRQMALHANMASLVHHHRANPSDAYPSKWLARLRQIKKIRMRAQEEMQARPTPGISLVHNKNTQPSGGPGAEGGQRKRLVSTVDDFTDFV, encoded by the exons ATGAACTGGCGACATGCTTTACAGCATTTTGG AGGCTTGGAGGTCCTGGTCTGTGAATGTTTGTGTGCTCAGCGGTTTGTCGGACTCACCAAACGTTTCCTTTTCTTTCCAGCTTTGTTTTTCCTGCAGCTTTACCACTCGCCTTTCTTTGGCAACG TCAACAAGCCTGTGCTGCTTCCCAAATCTGAA cttGTGGACAGAGCTGTTAAAGTCCTGGACCAAATGACTCCTTACGATACTCACAAAATTGGAGTTGTGTACGTCGGAGAAGGACAG ATCAGTAATGAAGTTGCCATTTTGTCCAATGTGTATGGCTCCCTTAGATATGCTCAGTTTTTGACAGGCCTTGGAAAACTGATCTATCTGAAAGACTGTGACCCTGATCAGATATTTCTTGGAGGACTGGACCAGTATGGTGATGATGGGGAGTTCACGTACTGTTGGCATGATGACATCATGCAGG CCATATTTCACATTGCTACCCTGATGCCAAACAGAGACTCTGATAAAGGATGCTGCAACAAGAAGAGACACATTGGCAATGACTTTGTCATCGTTGTCTATAATGATGCTGGCGAGGAGTATAAGCTGGGAACCATTAAG GGCCAATTTAACTTTGTGGAAGTGATCATCAAGCCTTTGGACTACAGCAGTAATCTAGTCACACTTCAGTGCCGAAGAG ATTTGGAAGGTCTTGTTGACACAAGTGTGGTGAAGATTGTGTCCGACAGAAACTTACCTCTGCTGGTACGGCAGATGGCACTGCATGCCAAC ATGGCTTCCCTGGTTCATCACCACAGAGCAAATCCTTCTGATGCCTACCCTTCCAAGTGGCTGGCAAGACTGAGGCAGATAAAGAAAATCCGAATGCGG GCGCAAGAGGAAATGCAAGCTCGGCCAACTCCCGGAATTTCCCTGGTGCATAACAAAAACACTCAGCCGTCAGGGGGCCCTGGAGCAGAAGGCGGACAGAGGAAGCGGTTGGTGTCCACAGTTGACGATTTCACAGACTTTGTTTGA